A single region of the Mercenaria mercenaria strain notata chromosome 6, MADL_Memer_1, whole genome shotgun sequence genome encodes:
- the LOC123549274 gene encoding tyrosine-protein phosphatase non-receptor type 1-like, giving the protein MSSKIEREFHEYESHHLWPQIYQKIKNEASLISINDNLSVGEARKPENRSKNRYRDVSPYDHSRVVLQKVPEGDSDYINASTIYVPESNRTYILSQGPLEHTAGHFWQMIWEQNTKAIIMLNRVIEKGTLKCHQYWPLGEEEEEEELTFEETNLKVTLQEEQGYQHYTVRTFDLENLETSEVREVYHFHYITWPDFGVPSSPVSFLMFLEAVRQKGVLEQNVGPAVIHCSAGIGRSGTFCLVDSALVLVEKSGTLEGIDIKSLLISMRSYRMGLIQTAEQLKFSYAAIIAGARKVLALAGDRDAGNREVNNVLDDYLYVRDEAPPPPPQRVESLSANRRGQNPPPPPPRSYPGDEEPAAKHPKLDSTTDIPQKLQREHVMGGTNDLDSESDKSGTRTLPTGGRDENRQLEKQDSENNNPNKEGEVTKDEEKRSRDSGGGCQQVEGGNGEPEQHTGNSVSEHVSETHIRQRRQEERHKRKEKTQEMISKMREKQKSSETWKKRRSYFKPIAIGLSLLVGTYILYRLYW; this is encoded by the exons ATGTCGTCAAAAATCGAAAGGGAGTTTCATGAATATGAGTCCCATCATCTATGGCCTCAAATTTACCAG aaaataaagaaTGAGGCATCCCTGATCTCAATAAATGATAATCTATCTGTTGGTGAAGCCAGAAAGCCTGAAAACAGAAGTAAAAACAGATACAGAGATGTTAGTCCAT ATGATCACAGTCGAGTTGTTCTGCAAAAGGTGCCAGAAGGGGACTCTGATTATATCAATGCCAGTACTATATACGTCCCTGAGTCAAACAGGACCTACATTCTGTCACAG GGTCCTCTGGAGCACACAGCTGGCCATTTCTGGCAGATGATCTGGGAACAGAATACCAAAGCCATTATAATGTTAAACAGAGTTATTGAAAAGGGAACA TTAAAGTGTCACCAGTACTGGCCGCTAGGTGAGGAAGAGGAAGAAGAGGAGCTGACTTTCGAGGAAACAAATCTGAAGGTTACACTGCAGGAAGAGCAAGGCTATCAACATTATACTGTCAGAACCTTTGATTTAGAAAATTTAGAA ACGAGTGAAGTTAGAGAAGTCTATCACTTTCATTACATCACATGGCCAGATTTCGGGGTACCCTCTTCTCCAGTTTCCTTTCTCATGTTTCTCGAGGCTGTTAGACAGAAGGGGGTACTGGAGCAAAATGTGGGGCCAGCAGTTATACACTGTAGTGCAGGGATTGGCCGCAGTGGAACATTTTGTCTAGTGGATTCTGCTTTGGTGCTG GTTGAGAAGAGTGGAACATTGGAAGGAATTGACATCAAGTCTCTACTGATCTCAATGAGATCATACAGAATGGGTCTGATACAGACGGCAGAGCAGCTCAAATTCTCTTACGCAGCTATCATTGCTGGAGCACGGAAAGTGCTTGCCCTAGCTGGTGATAGAGATGCTGGTAATAGGGAAGTCAACAACGTACTTGACGACTACTTATATGTG AGAGATGAagcaccacccccaccccctcaaaGGGTAGAGTCCCTGTCAGCAAACAGACGAGGACAGAATCCGCCACCCCCTCCTCCAAGGAGCTACCCTGGGGATGAGGAGCCTGCTGCAAAACATCCTAAACTTGACTCGACGACAGATATACCTCAGAAACTCCAGAGAGAACATGTCATGGGGGGAACGAATGATTTAGACTCAGAAAGTGATAAGAGTGGTACTAGAACTTTACCCACTGGGGGCAGAGATGAAAATAGGCAGCTTGAAAAACAGGACTCTGAAAATAATAATCCAAATAAGGAAGGGGAGGTAACAAAAGATGAAGAGAAGAGGAGTAGGGACAGTGGAGGAGGGTGTCAACAGGTTGAGGGTGGAAATGGAGAACCAGAGCAGCACACAGGGAACTCGGTATCGGAGCATGTCAG TGAAACACATATAAGACAGAGAAGGCAAGAGGAGCGGcataaaaggaaagaaaaaacacaagaaatgatCAGCAAAATGAGAGAAAAACAAAAATCTAGTGAAACTTGGAAGAAAAGGCGTTCATATTTCAAGCCAATAGCAATTGGACTGTCATTGCTGGTTGGGACGTATATACTATATCGGCTGTATTGGTAG